A single genomic interval of Lucilia cuprina isolate Lc7/37 chromosome 2, ASM2204524v1, whole genome shotgun sequence harbors:
- the LOC111674532 gene encoding choline/ethanolamine kinase isoform X1: protein MKQSVTRKVGKKPISHERVWQLFGPQATLEEMRLAASRICRDYLNGRWKVVPAEQLIFKRISGGLSNFLYYVSLPPQQDNANESVDYQAPQAMETSLDRATATALLTSVDDENRNEPHYNELVAAVGDMNGNKRKRFDSASSGCSAALRQNEPEEVLLRIYGQSHGEDALEAMITESVVFALLSERHFGPKLHGIFPGGRIEQYIPARALLTTELSDPKISLKIAEKMGEIHGLNIPMSKEPDWVWNCMNRWQRHLPAILSRNDWQENQKHAEFVRNLNYAEETKWLKSVIDQGQYPVLFCHNDFQEGNILLRSNSSSEETNLNDSLMDTNNEEGDVLNNKRSRTDLNTSADSALCSQDSAEPDLMIIDFEYCAYNYRGFDLANHFLEWTFDYSNPVFPFYHHYKQQFPNLEQRQQFIRSYLKRLNESEDDWEPTQKEIDDVDNEIKLFKMFSHLFWSLWSVVNVTSNIEFGYWDYAITRINEYLQLKENFIAENTLKV, encoded by the exons ATGAAACAAAGTGTGACTAGAAAAGTGGGTAAAAAACCAATATCTCATGAAAGGGTGTGGCAATTATTTGGACCACAA GCCACTTTGGAGGAAATGCGTCTTGCTGCTTCACGCATATGTCGTGATTACTTAAATGGACGTTGGAAGGTAGTGCCAGCTGAACAATTGATATTCAAAAGAATCAG tGGTGGTCTTtcgaattttttgtattatgtaAGTCTGCCACCACAGCAAGATAATGCTAATGAGTCGGTAGATTATCAGGCACCACAAGCAATGGAAACCTCTTTGGATCGTGCCACTGCAACTGCTTTACTCACCTCTGTAGATGATGAAAATAGAAATGAGCCCCATTACAATGAATTGGTGGCAGCAGTGGGCGATATGAATGGCAATAAACGTAAAAGATTTGACAGTGCCTCTTCTGGCTGTTCAGCCGCTTTAAGACAAAATGAACCCGAGGaa GTACTCTTACGTATATATGGTCAATCGCATGGCGAAGATGCTCTCGAGGCTATGATTACCGAATCTGTAGTCTTTGCTTTACTCAGCGAGCGTCATTTTGGTCCTAAACTTCATGGTATATTCCCCGGAGGTCGTATTGAACAGTATATACCCGCTAGAGCTTTACTTACAACTGAACTCTCCGATCCCAAGATTTCGCTTAAGATAGCCGAAAAAATGGGTGAAATTCATGGTCTTAATATACCTATGTCCAAAGAACCCGACTGGGTTTGGAATTGTATGAATCGTTGGCAACGTCATTTGCCCGCAATTTTAAGTCGTAACGATTGGCAAGAGAATCAAAAACATGCCGAATTTGTACGCAATTTAAATTATGCCGAGGAAACTAAATGGCTTAAATCGGTTATTGATCAGGGACAATATCCTGTTCTATTTTGTCACAATGATTTTCAAGAGGGTAATATATTGTTAAGAAGTAATAGTTCATCTGAAGA AACAAATTTAAACGATTCTCTTATGGATACAAATAATGAGGAGGGTGATgttttaaataa caaacGCTCCAGAACTGATCTTAATACATCAGCAGATTCTGCACTTTGTTCACAGGATTCCGCCGAACCAGATCTAATGATTATCGATTTTGAATATTGTGCCTATAACTACAGAGGTTTTGATTTGGCAAATCATTTCCTTGAATGGACCTTTGACTATAGTAATCCCGTGTTTCCTTTCTATCATCATTACAAACAACAATTTCCTAATCTCGAACAGAGACAACAATTTATAAGATCCTATTTGAAGAGATTAAATGAAAGTGAAGATGATTGGGAACCCACACAAAAGGAAATCGATGATGTtgataatgaaattaaattatttaaaatgttctcGCATCTCTTCTGGAGTTTGTGGTCGGTGGTAAATGTGACCTCTAACATAGAATTTGGTTATTGG GACTATGCTATTACACGTATAAATGAATATTTGCAACTCAAAGAGAATTTCATTgctgaaaatactttaaaagtttga
- the LOC111674531 gene encoding cytochrome c1, producing the protein MADVAVENKETPVVEKVAEEVDAGKKEVAAETPATEEATTTENGEATAAEEKKPSEEAAKENGDSEAAAAEKTETDGAAAAAETPAATEAAAEESAPATTEENGVEEPAAATEANGDSTDSAPAEAVKRKVTEGEGKTDDAAEVTPEKKAKLEETSKEEVQNGAEASEVAA; encoded by the exons ATGGCCGATGTTGCTGTAGAAAACAA agaaACTCCCGTTGTTGAGAAAGTTGCCGAGGAGGTTGATGCTGGCAAAAAAGAAGTTGCTGCTGAAACTCCCGCTACTGAAGAAGCAACCACCACAGAAAATGGTGAGGCTACAGCTGCTGAAGAGAAAAAGCCCAGCGAAGAAGCTGCCAAGGAGAACGGAGACAGTGAAGCTGCTGCAGCTGAAAAAACCGAAACAGATGGTGCTGCTGCCGCTGCTGAAACTCCTGCTGCCACCGAAGCTGCTGCTGAAGAATCTGCGCCAGCCACAACTGAAGAAAATGGTGTAGAAGAACCTGCTGCTGCTACTGAAGCTAATGGTGATTCTACag attctGCCCCCGCTGAGGCTGTTAAGAGGAAAGTCACCGAAGGTGAAGGTAAAACAGACGATGCCGCTGAAGTGACACCTGAAAAGAAGGCCAAATTGGAAGAGACCTCAAAAGAAGAAGTCCAAAACGGTGCGGAGGCATCTGAAGTAGCGGCTTAA
- the LOC111674532 gene encoding choline/ethanolamine kinase isoform X2, with protein MSSALQTATLEEMRLAASRICRDYLNGRWKVVPAEQLIFKRISGGLSNFLYYVSLPPQQDNANESVDYQAPQAMETSLDRATATALLTSVDDENRNEPHYNELVAAVGDMNGNKRKRFDSASSGCSAALRQNEPEEVLLRIYGQSHGEDALEAMITESVVFALLSERHFGPKLHGIFPGGRIEQYIPARALLTTELSDPKISLKIAEKMGEIHGLNIPMSKEPDWVWNCMNRWQRHLPAILSRNDWQENQKHAEFVRNLNYAEETKWLKSVIDQGQYPVLFCHNDFQEGNILLRSNSSSEETNLNDSLMDTNNEEGDVLNNKRSRTDLNTSADSALCSQDSAEPDLMIIDFEYCAYNYRGFDLANHFLEWTFDYSNPVFPFYHHYKQQFPNLEQRQQFIRSYLKRLNESEDDWEPTQKEIDDVDNEIKLFKMFSHLFWSLWSVVNVTSNIEFGYWDYAITRINEYLQLKENFIAENTLKV; from the exons aTGTCATCAGCCTTACAGACG GCCACTTTGGAGGAAATGCGTCTTGCTGCTTCACGCATATGTCGTGATTACTTAAATGGACGTTGGAAGGTAGTGCCAGCTGAACAATTGATATTCAAAAGAATCAG tGGTGGTCTTtcgaattttttgtattatgtaAGTCTGCCACCACAGCAAGATAATGCTAATGAGTCGGTAGATTATCAGGCACCACAAGCAATGGAAACCTCTTTGGATCGTGCCACTGCAACTGCTTTACTCACCTCTGTAGATGATGAAAATAGAAATGAGCCCCATTACAATGAATTGGTGGCAGCAGTGGGCGATATGAATGGCAATAAACGTAAAAGATTTGACAGTGCCTCTTCTGGCTGTTCAGCCGCTTTAAGACAAAATGAACCCGAGGaa GTACTCTTACGTATATATGGTCAATCGCATGGCGAAGATGCTCTCGAGGCTATGATTACCGAATCTGTAGTCTTTGCTTTACTCAGCGAGCGTCATTTTGGTCCTAAACTTCATGGTATATTCCCCGGAGGTCGTATTGAACAGTATATACCCGCTAGAGCTTTACTTACAACTGAACTCTCCGATCCCAAGATTTCGCTTAAGATAGCCGAAAAAATGGGTGAAATTCATGGTCTTAATATACCTATGTCCAAAGAACCCGACTGGGTTTGGAATTGTATGAATCGTTGGCAACGTCATTTGCCCGCAATTTTAAGTCGTAACGATTGGCAAGAGAATCAAAAACATGCCGAATTTGTACGCAATTTAAATTATGCCGAGGAAACTAAATGGCTTAAATCGGTTATTGATCAGGGACAATATCCTGTTCTATTTTGTCACAATGATTTTCAAGAGGGTAATATATTGTTAAGAAGTAATAGTTCATCTGAAGA AACAAATTTAAACGATTCTCTTATGGATACAAATAATGAGGAGGGTGATgttttaaataa caaacGCTCCAGAACTGATCTTAATACATCAGCAGATTCTGCACTTTGTTCACAGGATTCCGCCGAACCAGATCTAATGATTATCGATTTTGAATATTGTGCCTATAACTACAGAGGTTTTGATTTGGCAAATCATTTCCTTGAATGGACCTTTGACTATAGTAATCCCGTGTTTCCTTTCTATCATCATTACAAACAACAATTTCCTAATCTCGAACAGAGACAACAATTTATAAGATCCTATTTGAAGAGATTAAATGAAAGTGAAGATGATTGGGAACCCACACAAAAGGAAATCGATGATGTtgataatgaaattaaattatttaaaatgttctcGCATCTCTTCTGGAGTTTGTGGTCGGTGGTAAATGTGACCTCTAACATAGAATTTGGTTATTGG GACTATGCTATTACACGTATAAATGAATATTTGCAACTCAAAGAGAATTTCATTgctgaaaatactttaaaagtttga